In one Drosophila pseudoobscura strain MV-25-SWS-2005 chromosome X, UCI_Dpse_MV25, whole genome shotgun sequence genomic region, the following are encoded:
- the LOC4815876 gene encoding farnesol dehydrogenase, whose product MDRWQNRVAVVTGASSGIGAACCRDLVAKGMVVVGLARREERLKELKAALPSEQSARFHGRKCDVSQEQDVVDTFAWIDATLGGADVLVNNAGILRHAADIVKEGNGPDLRAILDTNVLGVAWCTREAFRSQQRRNVLDGHVVIINSVLGHQTPVTSFSLGMYAPSKHAVTALTEVLRQEFLNKKTQTKITSVSPGAVDTEILDKRVLELLPGLPMLRSEDIADAVSYCIQTPPNVQIHEMIIKPIGESV is encoded by the exons ATGGATCGCTGGCAAAATCGCGTTGCTGTCGTCACCGGAGCCAGCTCGGGGATTGGAGCCGCATGCTGCAGGGATCTGGTGGCCAAGGGCATGGTCGTGGTGGGTCTGGCTCGCCGTGAGGAGCGGCTGAAGGAGCTGAAGGCAGCGCTGCCGTCCGAGCAGTCCGCCCGCTTCCATGGCCGCAAGTGTGACGTCAGCCAGGAACAGGACGTTGTCGACACCTTCGCCTGGATCGATGCCACGTTGGGGGGAGCCGACGTTCTCGTGAACAATGCCGGCATCTTGCGGCACGCGGCGGATATCGTCAAGGAGGGCAACGGCCCCGATCTGAGGGCCATCCTCGACACCAATGTGCTGGGCGTGGCCTGGTGCACGCGCGAGGCCTTCCGCTCTCAGCAGCGGCGCAATGTCCTCGACGGACACGTGGTGATCATCAACAGCGTGCTCGGACACCAAACACCGGTTACGAGCTTCAGCCTGGGCATGTATGCCCCCTCCAAGCATGCCGTGACTGCGCTGACCGAGGTGCTGCGCCAGGAGTTCCTCAACAAGAAGACCCAGACCAAGATCACG AGCGTGAGTCCCGGCGCCGTCGATACGGAGATTCTCGACAAGAGGGTCCTCGAACTACTGCCCGGTCTGCCCATGCTGCGCTCAGAGGACATTGCCGATGCCGTCTCCTACTGCATTCAGACACCACCCAATGTCCAGATCCACGAGATGATCATCAAGCCCATTGGAGAGTCCGTATAA